Below is a window of Synechococcus sp. RSCCF101 DNA.
CCTGCATCGGCTGCCGGGCGGCCTCGCCGCCGCGGTTCGGCAGACCCTCCAGGCCGCCGATGAAATCCCAGCGCAGCAGCGATCGCCCGCCCAGGCGCCGGGCCGCCTCCTTCAGCAGCCGCTCGGCTCGCTCCTCCTCGATGGTGCGGATCCAGAGAATGGGCGTGCGGGCGCGGATCAGCAGATCCAGGTGCTCGCTCCAGCTCGGCTGCTGGCCGGCCGCCGCCTCAGCCATCGCCGGTGTCCTCCGGAAGGAGGCCGAGCCCGGCCAGGGCCTGCCAGCGGGGGTCGAGCCGCCGGGCCGCTGTCGGTTCGGGCGGCTGGGGCGGACCGGTGCACTCCTCGCCGCAGCGGTTCACCACCGCCAGCTGCAGATGGAGCTGCTCGAACAGCCACTGGGCGGGATCGAAGCGTTCGCCGGCTCCGATCCGTTCGATCAGCTCATCGCCCTCACCCCAGCTCGGCCAGGGGTCCCCACCGCCGGCGGGGGCGCTCTCGATCGCGATCAGCTCGCGGCCGCGGAAGCAGAGGCTGCGGTTGAAGCGGTTCAGGCAGCGATCGCAGCGCAGGGTCACGATCGTCTCCACATCGGCGTCCAGCTCGAGGGCTGAGCCCAGGTGGCGAGCGGTGAGGGATCCCCGGACCGGGGTCAGCGTCTCGATGCCCTCGAGACGCTGGTCCACGATCCAGTGGCGGCCCTCGTCAGCCTGGGCGATCTCCCTGAGGGGAACGGGAACCAGCCGGGTAGCCATGGCGGCTCACTTGCGCCCCTTCGGCTCGAAGGGGAGGCGGGTGTCCGACATGCCGACACCGGCCCCGGCCGTCGCCGGTGTGGCCTGCTGGGCCAGTTGCTTGTCGAGGATGGCCTGCAGGTTGTCGGGCAGGGCCTCGCGCGTGAGCAGGAAGGTCTGGAGAGCCTGGAAGATGTTGGCGATCACCATGTAGAGGAGAACGCCGGCCGGCAGCGGGAAGAAGAGGAACATCCCGGTGATCATCACCGGCGTGATCTTGTTCGCCGTGGACTGCTGCGGGTTCGCCGGCATGCCGAGGCCGGAGAGCAGCTGGGAGACGAACAGCGTCAGACCGAAGCCTCCCACCAGGATGGCGATGTCCCAGTTGATGGCGCCATCGGTGTAGAAGCCCACCTGCCCGAGAGCCCGGATGAACAGGAAGCCGCTGCGCGCCGCCAGGCCGGGGATCGTCACGTCCACGGTGGCATCGCCGGTGGCCAGGGCGGTGATGGTTCCATCGTCGGAGACGGACACCACATCCTCACCGCGGCTGACGCTCCAGCTCGGGCTGAGTCCCTCGGGCCGGCTGGCCTTGCT
It encodes the following:
- a CDS encoding DUF177 domain-containing protein, which encodes MATRLVPVPLREIAQADEGRHWIVDQRLEGIETLTPVRGSLTARHLGSALELDADVETIVTLRCDRCLNRFNRSLCFRGRELIAIESAPAGGGDPWPSWGEGDELIERIGAGERFDPAQWLFEQLHLQLAVVNRCGEECTGPPQPPEPTAARRLDPRWQALAGLGLLPEDTGDG